The segment AAGGATTCCATCATCTCAGAATAACTTACCTGATGAAGACTCATCTGCCAAATTCCTTTTTTCACTCCTGCGGCATTGAGTGAGAGCCAAAAAATAAATAAGCTTATTTGCAACCCCCAGAAAAATTTATTTAAATAGTTTGCTGTTCTTGACTTATCAATATACTTAAAATTAAAAAACTCAAAACAGGCAGCAAACAAAATCATGCTGTTAATACCGATAGTGGTACCCATTGCATGGGCAACTGTTACATGTGTTCCGTGTGTATAAATATTTATAGCGGGGATCGACATTAAAAGGGCTTGTATCATGTTAAGGAAGACCCAAATATCAGTAGCCATTAAAAAACGAAAAGGAAAATAATGATAGTTCTTTTGTATGCTACTCACACTTTTTTTCCAGTCGTATATTATTTTAATAAAAAAAATCCACTCGGTCATACTGACAATATAGCCTATATATCTGATGTAATTCTCTCCTGGAAGTGTATAAAGATGATGCCCCCAATTAAACATAAGGTTAAACAAACCAAGGAAATACATAAAGAAAGCCTGTTTACTGTTCCCCGTGGTTTCTGTGCCTTCAATTTTATCCATCAAAAAGATAGCTGTTCCATATAGAATTTGGTTCCAGGAGCCAACAAGAGAACCATTCACTTTCCACTGAATCGTCATATCGGTTATAAAGTGTTCTCTGAAAAAAGGGAAAATCCATAAGTAGTTTTCTAAAAATGTAAATAAGAAAAAAACAATACCCGTTAACCACATCCAGATATAAACAGGCCATGATTTTATTTTTCTTACTATAGAAATAAAATTTATAAGAAAGAGTACCCAAGCAATAACAATAGGCAATGCCCAGATCGGATCAAATTCCCAATACTCTCTTCCGCCAAATTTTTTTATGCAATAAGAAAATAAAATACCAACAATGGCTAATATCCACAAACCCCACTGGATAAGGGATCTATTGTTTATTATTGCTTGTCCCGTATATAATTGCAAACCGTTATAAACGCAACCTGTTGCTCCTAAAATAAGCCAAAATATAGCAGAGGAAACGTGTAAGGGTCGTAGAGATACAAAACCTAATTCGTTTTTAAGAAAATAGGGAAAGATATATGTAATTGCAGCCAATATACCGAAACACAGACAAAGTGCTAACATTGATAAAGCACTTAGTAAAAATAAATTACCAATATTTATTTTACTTTTTTTCATTTTGCTCGATCATTCCAAATCGTTCAGTTTTAAAACTTCTTGGATCGGAGGTCCCGCTTTTATCTACTGATTTTAAAAATTCTATTAGGTTACTAAGTTCCTCTTCAGATAAATTAAAAGCCGGCATTTGTTTTGCCCCTGCGCTCACCATAGCACGTATTAGAGGCTCTCCCTTACCTTGAGTGGAAATTACATTTGTTAAGTCAGGTCCTAAAAATCCTCCTAATCCATATAGCTGATGACAAGTCTGGCAATTATATTTTTGCCAAACAAGATGTCCTTCCGATGCTTTTTTTACATCAAACCCTTCTGCTTTTTTTGCTGAAAGAGGTTGAAGGTAGATGCTGAAAGAATAAATTAAAAAGGAAGTACACAAAATTAAAAACACATGTACATTTTTCCATTTCATAATTTCTCAAATTTTGCCTGAAAGAATCGAAGATACTTTGGCTCATAAACCATCTTTAATCCTTTTATAGATTTTCTTCTTTCATAAACTGCAGCAGCTGATTCTGCAACCACATCCATATGGGCTTGCGTATAAACTCTTCGTGGAATGGTAAACCGTACAAGTTCAAGCTTAGGATAATAATTTTCACCATTTGCTTTTCTTCCAGCCGATACAATTCCGCGCTCCATTGTCCTAACACCTGAATCGATAAAAATTTCTGTAGTTAAAGTTTGCGCCGGATACTGATCTTGAGTAAGATGAGGTAAAAATGCTTTTGCATCCACAAATACGCCGTGCCCACCAATTGGTTTTACAATAGGAATATTATACTCCATCATTTTATGTCCTAAGTATTCTACCTGCCCAACTCTTGCGCGCTGATGATTATCATCCAAGCCTTCTGCTATCCCAACAGCAATTGCTTCCATATCTCTTCCTGCAAGTCCACCGTATGTATGTAGTCCCTCATACACAACAACCAAGTTCCTTGCTTCTTCAAAAACATCTGGTTCGTTGGTTGCCATAAAACCTCCAATATTTACCAGTGCATCCTTTTTTGCACTCATCGTTGCTCCATCTGTGTAAGAGCAAATTTCTTTTACGATTTCCTTTATCGTTTTTTTATCGTACCCTTTTTCTCTTTGCTGAATGAAATACGCATTCTCTGCAACGCGAGTCATATCATGTATAATCCTAATTTTATGCTTATTGGTGTATTCGCGTAATTCCTTTATATTAGCCATACTCACGGGCTGTCCACCAGCTAAATTCACATTGGTAGCAAGGCTCACATAAGCTATTTTTTTTGATCCATGTTCCTTTACTAATTTATCAAGTTTAGAAATATCTACATTGCCTTTGAAGGGATGTTCGTTTAAAGGATCGTGTGCCTCGTCAATAATAATATCAGCAAAAATTCCACCAGCAAGTTCTTGATGCAAGCGTGTTGTGGTAAAATACATGTTGCCTGGGACAATATCTCCCTTTTTAATTAAGATTTTTGAAATAATATTTTCAGCAGCTCTCCCTTGATGTGTTGGAACAAGGTATTTATAGCCATAATATTTTGTAACCGCATCCTCTAATTTATAATAACTTTTACTTCCGGCATAAGCTTCGTCTCCAGTCATAAAAGCGCCCCATTGTTGATCGCTCATAGAGTTTGTTCCACTATCTGTAAGTAAATCAATATATACATCTTCTGATTTAAGCAAGAAAGTATTGTAGCCTGCTTCTTTAATAGCCTTTATTCTTTGTGCTTTGGTTGTCATTTTTAATAGTTCAACCATTTTCATTTTGTAGGGTTCTGCCCATGAGCGTTTTTCGAGATTTTTCATAACGTAATTTTTAATTGTTAAACATTAGCAACTGCATTTAATTCAGTTAGAGATTCTTTTATGATTTCTAAAAGTTGTAGATTATTTCTTTGAAAATCTTTATCATTAGCCATTATTTTCGAGAATAATGATTCATAATAGGCTATTCCTTCTATTAAATTATTTTTAAAAGTCTGAAAATAATTTGCTTTTTTTTCTGAAAGTTTACTAAGGTTCTCTTCAAATTCTTTTTTGATATAATCAACATAAAGTTGCAATTCGTTTACAAAAAGATTTGGTCTTTTTAAATTATTTAAAAGATTAAGCCTGCCATAAATATGATCCACCATTTGTTTTAAAGAAAATGTACCAGAAAAATAAGCTAAATTAGGTCCTGGACAAATAGTTACTGCGCTTAAGTTATGAGCAGGATTCGTTTCATTTTTGAGTAGTGCAGGAGCACCAAGTCCTTCGCACAAGCAATCCTTTTCTTCTATTTTAGCTATTTCTTCTCCTAAAATTTCCTTATCTTCAATAGTGTTTGTTAATTGTTCTATTTTTAATTTTTGGTATTGCCTTGATGCTGTACAAATTGCCTCTTCTGTAAACTCTGTATTTGAAACGAGAAATTTTTTATAACAAGGACTTCCTGGTCTATGTTTTGAAATTCTCTTTTTTCTTTGAATTTCAGAACTACTATCTCTAAGATTATTAAACGGAACTCCCAACGGTGAAGCATGACTCAAATAATAGTCTTCTTTTTTTGCATTTGCCAGTTTTTGCAATGTTTCACTATCAACATTAGTTGCTTCTGGAACTAAAAGGAAGGGGCTACCCCAGCCTGTTCCATCTAAATTGTAATATTCTAATAAAAAAGTATCCTCATTTGCATTTCCAATACCACCTTGAGCTGTTATTTTCAATTCAGGATCCAATACGAACGGAGACCGATTGGCTTTTTCTAATGAACTTTTGCAATCATTAAAAAGCTCTTCAAATAATTGATTTCTTTTATTCTTAAATTCCTCTAATATGGGCCCCATTAAAACTCCAGTTGAAATAAAAGCGTGCCCGCCACAATTTATTCCAGACTCTATTCTGAATTCAGAAACCCACAAACCTTTTTTAGCTAAATATTTTCCTTGTATGAGTGCCGAACGATAATCGCTGACTTTAAGAATTATTTTTTTCTTTATCAACCCATTTGTATCCGGAAAAAAATCATTAAATTTTTCGCAATAACTGAATAAACGAGGGTTCATTCCAGCAGAAAAAATAATGGATGAATTTAATGTGCTTTGTGCATATCCTCGAAAAGCTGCTAAAGCATCAGAATATTCGATTGGTAATTCTTTCCCGTCTTTATCGTAATTTTTTTTATCAATCTTAGTCATAATATTTACATCGATAAAGCCAGGCACAATAAATTCCTTTAGAGTTTTTTGAATGGCACTTTTTTCATTCTCTTTACAAGTGGATAGAGAATTGTATAATTTTTTTTGAAGCGATTGATCTGGAAGCATCTGGAAATACTGATTGATATCATTATCTGTTTTAAAATCCTCTTCCTTCACATTTTTAATTTGCTTACTTACGATATAGTCCATTAAATCGAGATAAGCCCTAACTCTTTTTGCGCGAGAATCTTCTTCACTAACTGAAATTTCTTTGTATTCAAGATTTTCACGTTTGCAAAGAATTTCTCTCATTCGCTCAATAAGATGATCTTCTATTATAGACACAACCGATGTTATACCATATTTCGCAACTTTCACCGGCGTATCGATTGTAAAACCCAATCCCATTACAGGAATATGGAAAGAATGTGGTGTTTTAGAATTCATAATATAATTTTTTAGTGCTATGCGTTCGCAAATGTATAGCTTTTTTCTTTTAAATAGGATAATATTATCCGAATTAAAAATATATTTTATTCTATGACTTAAATCATCAATGAACAATTTAGTTTTATCGAATTTCGCAAAAAAAGCAGTGTGATGTTAAAGCCAGAAATAGTGAAATCAATAACCCGTTTGTATGGTTATGAAGAGTATAAAAGCTTTGTCATTTCTCTTGCTAATGAACATAAATCAACTGGAGAACAAACAAATGAGCACGTTGCTGCTACTCTAATTAATTCGCAACGTATTAAAAGAATTGATAAACAATGTGAACTCAATTCAGAATTAAAAAACTCGTTAGATTTAATTAAAAGTCGATATCAATGGATTGTTATTACTGAATCGTGGTGTGGCGATGGTGCACAATGTCTTCCTGTAATTGCGAAAATGGCAAAATACAATTCTCTCATTAATTTAAAAATAATTTTGAGAGATCAAAATTTAGAAATGATGGATTTGTTTCTAACCAACGGAAACAGAGCAATTCCCAAATTGATTTGCCTGGATGAAAATTCAAATAAAATTATCGGTACCTGGGGACCTCGACCAAAAATAATTCAAGATATGGTTGTTGATTATAAAAATAAATTTCCGGAAGCGACTCATGAAGAATTTGTAACCTCCCTCCATTTGTGGTATGCAAGAGATAAAACACAAGCTATCCAAACAGAATTTGTCGAACTTCTAAAAAAATGGAGTATCCAAAAAACTGTTTAAATTAATAAATCGGCAAAAAAAATCAGTTTTTTTTACGATATTCGCCTTCCCAAAAAATTAATTTTCTAAAGCTATGTCAGAAGGAAGACAAATTATTTTTTCGATGGTGAAAGTCGGCAAAACGCTGACTACAGGCAAAACCATCCTGAAAGATATTTATTTATCATTTTATTACGGTGCCAAAATCGGTATTATCGGTTTAAACGGTTCCGGAAAATCAACGCTGATGAAGATTATCGCGGGCGTTGAAAAATCATATCAAGGCGAATTGCATTTTTCGCCCGGTTATAAAATCGGTTATTTGGAACAAGAACCTCAATTGGATAATTCTAAAACCGTTATCGAGATTGTCCGCGAAGGCGCACAAGAATTTGTGGATATTTTAAAAGAATACGAAGAAGTAAACAATAAATTTTCGGAGCCGATGAGCGATGACGAAATGAATAAACTCATTGAACGTCAGGCGCGCTTAAACGATTTAATTGATCAACACGATTTGTGGAATTTAGACAATCGTTTGGAAATGGCAATGGACGCTTTGCGTTGTCCTGAGAGCAATGTATCGGTAAAAAATCTTTCGGGAGGAGAAAGAAGACGCGTTGCGTTGTGTCGTTTATTAATTCAAAAACCAGCTATTTTATTGCTCGATGAGCCAACGAATCACTTGGATGCAGAATCTGTAGATTGGCTGGAACAACATTTAAAAACGTATGAAGGAACTGTTATCGCGATTACGCATGATCGTTACTTTTTGGATAATGTAGCAGGTTGGATTTTAGAGTTAGATCGAGGTGAAGGCATTCCTTGGAAAGGAAATTATTCGTTGTGGTTGGAACAAAAAGGACAACGTTTAGCGCAGGAAGAAAAAACGGAAAGTAAACGTCAAAAAATATTGGCGCGCGAGTTAGATTGGGTGCGTCAAGGCGCGAAAGGTCGTCAGGCAAAATCAAAAGCGCGTTTACAGAATTACGATAAAATGTTGGGCGAAGATGTGAAATCGAAAGAAGAAAAATTAGAACTTTTTATTTCTAACGGTCCGCGTTTGGGAAGCGAAGTCATCGAATCTGTTGGTATTTCGAAAGGTTTTGGCGATAAATTATTATATGAAAATTTAAGTTTCAAACTTCCACCTGCCGGAATTGTTGGTATTATTGGTCCGAATGGCGCGGGAAAAACAACGTTGTTCCGTATGATAATGGGACAAGAAAAACCCGATACAGGCGAATTTAAAATTGGGTCAACCGTAAAAGTTTCTTACGTAGATCAAGCGCACGAAAATATTGATCCGAATAAAACGGTTTATGAAGTTATCACCGGAGGAAATGAAATTATTGAAATGGGCGGAATGACAATTAATTCGCGCGCTTATGTTTCGCGATTTAATTTTAACGGAACGGAACAAGGAAAAAAATGTGGCGTGCTTTCGGGCGGTGAACGCAGTCGTTTGCATTTGGCATTGACGTTAAAATCGGAAGCTAATGTGTTGTTACTCGATGAGCCTTCCAACGATATTGACGTAAATACATTGCGCGCTTTGGAAGAAGCTTTGGAAAATTTTGCTGGTTGCGCGGTAGTTATTTCTCACGATCGTTGGTTTTTAGATAGAATTTGCACACATATTTTAGCTTTTGAAGGCGATTCGCAAGTGTATTATTTTGAAGGCGGTTATACCGAATACGAAGAAAATAAAAAGAAACGCCTTGGTAACGTGGAACCAAAAAGAATTCGCTATAAAAAATTAGCGGTTTAGTAAATAACTTAGTTGGAAGGTTTAAAGTTGAAATGTTAGAAAATTAAATGCTAACAACAATCTTTAAACTTTAAAACTTTTTGAACTTTTAACATTGAATAAACCAAGCATTCCCAAAGGCACACGCGATTTTTCACCACAAGAAATGGTGAAACGAAATTATATTTTCGATACGATAAGAGAAACGTTTCAGCGGTTTGGCTATTTACCAATTGAAACTCCTGCAATGGAAAGTTTGGAAACATTAATGGGGAAATACGGAGAAGAAGGCGATAAATTAATTTTCAAAATACTCAACTCTGGAAATTTTTTTTCTGAATTTAAAAATGACGAACAAATTGTTGAAGAAAAAAATAAAGGTGAAAAAAATTTCACAAAATATATTTCCGAGAAAGCCCTTCGTTACGATTTAACCGTTCCTTTTGCACGTTATGTGGTGCAACATCAAAACGAAATTACATTTCCGTTTAAACGCTATCAAATACAACCTGTCTGGCGTGCCGATCGTCCGCAAAAAGGGCGTTACAGAGAATTTTTTCAGTGCGATGCAGATGTAATTGGAAGTAATTCTTTATTGAACGAAATCGAGTTGGTTCAACTAATTGATACTGTTTTTTCAAAACTGAAAATTTCAACAGTTTTGAAAATAAATAATCGAAAAATTTTATCTGGACTTGCCGAAGTAATTGGCGAAAAAGAAAAAATTGTAACCATTACTGTTGCGATTGACAAATTAGATAAGATTGGTAAAGATGGCGTAAATAAAGAACTTCAAGAAAATGGACTGAGCGCATCTTCCATCGAAAAATTGCAACCTTTAATTGACTTTAAAGGAAATGATATTGAAAAAATTAATTTTTTGAAACAACTTTTAGCAACTTCCGAAATCGGATTAATAGGTATTCAAGAATTAGAATATCTTTTTAAAATACTTTCCGATTTAAAATTAGAAACATTAAAAACAGAAATAGACATTACGCTGGCACGCGGATTAAATTATTATACTGGAGCCATTTTTGAAGTAAAGGCGAACGCAGGAACTTTATCCAGCAGCATTTGTGGTGGCGGTCGTTACGATGATTTGACGGGTATTTTTGGTTTGCCCAATATGTCGGGGGTCGGAATCTCTTTCGGTGCCGATCGCATTTACGATGTGTTGAACGAACTGAATTTATTCCCTGAAACCATTACTGCATCTACCAAATTATTATTTGTAAACTTCGGTGAAGCAGAACAAAATTATTGTTTGCCTTTACTCGAAAAAGTGCGTGCAGCAGGCATTAACGCGGAGATTTATCCTGACCAAACAAAAATTAAAAAACAATTCGATTACGCCAATAAAAAACAAATTCCTTATGTGGTAGTAGTTGGAACAGAGGAAATGCAAAGTCATTTGCTCACTTTCAAAAACATGAATTCAGGCGAACAAACAAAAATTTCGATAGAGCAAATCATCGAAAACCTTCGCTAAAAAAATCTTTTAAAAATATGGCGACACATTCCATTTCTACTTCGCAGCTTACCTTCGAAACGATTGAAAAAATAATTTCTGAGAAGCGTTCGCTCGTTTTATCAGAAGATGCAAAAAAAAGAATTTTAAAATGTCGTGATTATTTAGACAAGAAATTAAAATCTCAAAAAGAACCTATTTACGGTATCAACACAGGTTTTGGCTCTTTGTGCAATACTTCTATTCCTGAAAAAGAATTGGAGAAATTACAAGAAAATTTAGTGATGTCGCACGCCTGCGGAACAGGCGATGAAGTACCGCATGAAATTGTAAAATTAATGTTGTTACTGAAGATACAATCCTTGAGTTACGGACATTCTGGAGTACAATTAGTAACCGTTCAACGTTTAATAGATTTATTTAATTCAGATATTTTACCTGTTATTTTTCAACAAGGTTCATTAGGCGCATCTGGCGATTTGGCACCATTGGCGCACCTTTCCTTGTGTTTAATCGGAATGGGAGAAGTTTATTTTGAAGGTAAAAAACAATCTACCGAATCCGTTTACAAAAAAATAAAATGGAAAGCGATTGCGCTGAAATCTAAAGAGGGCTTGGCTTTGCTGAATGGCACACAATTTATGAGTGCGTACGGAATTTGGAATATCTTGCGTGCCAAAAATTTAAGTTCCGCCGCAGATACTATCTCTGCAATTTCTTTGGACGCTTTTGACGGACGCATTGATCCTTTCGATTCCAAAATACATGCTGTTCGTCCGCATGACGGACAAATTGAAACGGCAAAAAATATTTGTCAAATTTTAAAAGGAAGTGAATTAATAAAGCGTAAAAAGACACACGTTCAAGATCCGTATTCTTTTCGCTGCATTCCGCAAGTTCACGGAGCTTCTAAAGATGCAATCGCTTACGTTGAAAAAATATTTTTGACAGAGATAAATTCTGTAACGGACAATCCAACTATTTTTCCAGACGAAGATGAAATAATTTCTGGAGGAAATTTTCACGGACAACCTTTGGCATTGGCTTTGGATTTTTTAGCCATCGCTTTAGCAGAATTGGCAAGCATTTCCGAACGAAGAATTTATTTATTGATTTCAGGACAACGAGATTTGCCTCCGTTTTTAGTAAAAAAAACCGGATTAAATTCCGGTTTTATGATTGCGCAATATACCGCAGCATCTATTGTTAGCCAGAATAAACAATATTGTACGCCTGCTTCTGTTGATTCCATTGTTAGTTCAAACGGACAAGAAGATCACGTAAGTATGGGCGCGAATGCCGCCACAAAATGTTTTCAAGTTGTAAAAAATGTGGAGCGTGTTTTAGGAATAGAACTATTCTGCGCCGCTCAGGCATTGGACTTCAGAAAGCCATTAAAATCTTCTACTGTCATCGAAAAAATTATTTTTTCGTACCGTAAAAAAATAAATTTTCTGACCGAAGATAAAATTATGTTTTCGGAAATTGAAAAAAGCATTACATTCATTAAGGAATTGTAACATTTTCCATGAAAAAAATATTTTTTTCTGTCTTTTTTCTGATAGCGCTTTCTGGAAAAATAAATGCGCAGTTTACAAATGTGATTATTGACAGCACACGCGCTCCCGAAGAAGTTTCTATTTGCATAAATCCTAAAAATCCAAGTGAAATAGCTGCTGGAGCGAATATCAAAAATTATTATTATTCGCAAGATTCCGGAAAAACGTGGCAGCAAAATTACCTCAGCTCTACAAGTGGCGTTTGGGGCGATCCATGTGTGTTAGCAGATAGTTCTGGCGATTTTTATTTTGTACATCTTTCATATCCTTTTATGGGAAATTGGATTGATCGGATTGTTTGTCAAAAATCCATTGACGGCGGAAAACACTATACGCAAGATACTTACACGGGTTTAAATGGGAAAAAAAATCAAGATAAAGCTTGGGGAGCAATTGATTTAACAAACAGCAATTATAAAAATAATATTTATTTAACTTGGACACAATTCGATAAATATGCGAGCACCAATCGAAAAGACAGCAGCATTATTTTATTTTCGCGCTCCAGCGATGCCGGAAAAACATGGACGTATGCGCAACGCATCAGCTCTCAAGCTGGGAATTGTTTGGATGGCGATAGTACGGTAGAAGGCGCTGTTCCTTGCGTTGGACCATCTGGACAAATATATGTTTCTTGGGCTGGTCCTTCTGGATTGGTTTTTAATAAATCTTATGATACCGGAAAAACATGGCTTCCACATGAAAAACAAATTGCCGAAATCCCAGGTGGTTGGGATTATGAAATTACAGGAATTAATCGTGCCAACGGTTTGCCGATAACAGCTTGCGATATTAGCAACAGTATTTACAGAGGAACTATTTATGTAAACTGGACGGATCAACGAAATGGAAATACAGATACTGATGTTTGGCTAATAAAATCAAGTGATGGCGGTGAATCGTGGACTTCGCCAATTCGCGTGAACAATGATGCACCTGGTAAACAACAATTTTTTACTTGGATGACCATTGATCAAAGCAACGGAAACGTGTATTGTATTTTTTACGACAGGCGCGAACATAGCGGTGATACTACCGATGTGTACATGGCGCGTTCAACGGATGGCGGAAACACGTTTAGTAATTTTAAAATCAATAAAAATTATTTTGTGCCAGATGCTGAAACTTTTTTTGGAGATTATGTCGGATTAAGCGTTGATAATAGAATGATTCGTCCGATTTGGATGCAACTCGACAAAAGGCATTTGGAAATAGCTACTGCATTAATAAACGATAATATGTTGGGCTTGCCAAGTATTCAAAATATGCTTACAGCACCCGAAATTCCACAAGAAAATAGAGTGAACGACGTGTTTGATTTCGCTTTCAATTTATCAGAAGACGATTTTGTAAATTTGAGTGTAAAAAATATTTTAGGAGAAAATATTTTGCAATTGTATAAAAATAATTTTTTTGAAAAAGGAGAACACGATTTTATTTTTAATCCAAAAAAATATTTTTTGAAGCGAGGAATTTATTATTTTTCATTCGAGAGCAAGAATGAAAAAATCAAAAAAAAGATATGTGTACTTTAAAATTCAATTCTAAAAATCGCATTCGAAAAAATAATTTTTCAAACACATAAATTAAAACTGGAACGTATGAATATTTTCTTGATAGGGTATATGGGTAGCGGAAAATCTACTGTTGGAAAAAAATTAGCGACGAAGCTAAACCGCCCATTTATTGATTTAGATCAGTACCTCGAAAAAAAAGAAAACAGAAGTATTGCTGAAATTTTTGAAACGGAAGGCGAAGGCAAATTCCGAGAGAAAGAACGCGTTTATTTACAGGAGATTTGTGCGCAGGACAATACAATTGTCGCGCTTGGTGGCGGCACTGTTTGCTTTTTTGATAATCTGAAATTAATTCATTCTCATGGAATCAGTATTTATTTAAAAGCGAGTGTGGACACAATTTTTAATCGCTTAAAAAACGCTAAAACAAAACGTCCTTTGTTAGAAAAATTCTCTTCAGATGAAGAATTTAAAGAATACATTTCTATCCATCTTTCCAGTCGTGAAACCTTTTATTCGCAAGCTACTTATAAGGTGAAAGCAAAAAATATCAATGTGGATGAGCTCGTGCTTTTTTTGATAAAGGAAGGATGCTAATTTTTGTGTAAAGAAAATTTGAGCTTCAAAAAATTATTTTTTCATGTAACAGATTTCGGCGAGATGCCTGTAAATAAAAGCGGAGCGGAACGAAACGCTTAAAGCAGCTAATTATTTATTCACTTGTTTAAATCCGATTCTTTCCCGATTTTGATATTGAAGTTCATGCTGTTTCGATTGTTCCAACTGTTTCAGATAATTAAATATCAATTCAATATCATTGCTGTTAACTTCTGTTTTTTGTTTTATTACTCCAAGTTCAATTAAAATGACTTTATGTGTTAGTAGTATTTCACGCATTTTAACAAAAACTACTATAATTTTAATACTCATTTGCGTTGCTCGCCCACTTTTTAAAACATTTGTTAATTGTAGTAAACCGTGTTCCGTAAATACATACGGCAATGAACCACCAAGATGCTGTTTGGAAGGTATCGCATTTTGCGAACCATATTATCTG is part of the Bacteroidia bacterium genome and harbors:
- the hutH gene encoding histidine ammonia-lyase, with amino-acid sequence MATHSISTSQLTFETIEKIISEKRSLVLSEDAKKRILKCRDYLDKKLKSQKEPIYGINTGFGSLCNTSIPEKELEKLQENLVMSHACGTGDEVPHEIVKLMLLLKIQSLSYGHSGVQLVTVQRLIDLFNSDILPVIFQQGSLGASGDLAPLAHLSLCLIGMGEVYFEGKKQSTESVYKKIKWKAIALKSKEGLALLNGTQFMSAYGIWNILRAKNLSSAADTISAISLDAFDGRIDPFDSKIHAVRPHDGQIETAKNICQILKGSELIKRKKTHVQDPYSFRCIPQVHGASKDAIAYVEKIFLTEINSVTDNPTIFPDEDEIISGGNFHGQPLALALDFLAIALAELASISERRIYLLISGQRDLPPFLVKKTGLNSGFMIAQYTAASIVSQNKQYCTPASVDSIVSSNGQEDHVSMGANAATKCFQVVKNVERVLGIELFCAAQALDFRKPLKSSTVIEKIIFSYRKKINFLTEDKIMFSEIEKSITFIKEL
- a CDS encoding glycosyl hydrolase, with product MKKIFFSVFFLIALSGKINAQFTNVIIDSTRAPEEVSICINPKNPSEIAAGANIKNYYYSQDSGKTWQQNYLSSTSGVWGDPCVLADSSGDFYFVHLSYPFMGNWIDRIVCQKSIDGGKHYTQDTYTGLNGKKNQDKAWGAIDLTNSNYKNNIYLTWTQFDKYASTNRKDSSIILFSRSSDAGKTWTYAQRISSQAGNCLDGDSTVEGAVPCVGPSGQIYVSWAGPSGLVFNKSYDTGKTWLPHEKQIAEIPGGWDYEITGINRANGLPITACDISNSIYRGTIYVNWTDQRNGNTDTDVWLIKSSDGGESWTSPIRVNNDAPGKQQFFTWMTIDQSNGNVYCIFYDRREHSGDTTDVYMARSTDGGNTFSNFKINKNYFVPDAETFFGDYVGLSVDNRMIRPIWMQLDKRHLEIATALINDNMLGLPSIQNMLTAPEIPQENRVNDVFDFAFNLSEDDFVNLSVKNILGENILQLYKNNFFEKGEHDFIFNPKKYFLKRGIYYFSFESKNEKIKKKICVL
- a CDS encoding shikimate kinase, translating into MNIFLIGYMGSGKSTVGKKLATKLNRPFIDLDQYLEKKENRSIAEIFETEGEGKFREKERVYLQEICAQDNTIVALGGGTVCFFDNLKLIHSHGISIYLKASVDTIFNRLKNAKTKRPLLEKFSSDEEFKEYISIHLSSRETFYSQATYKVKAKNINVDELVLFLIKEGC